In Quercus robur chromosome 11, dhQueRobu3.1, whole genome shotgun sequence, the following proteins share a genomic window:
- the LOC126705055 gene encoding uncharacterized protein LOC126705055 yields the protein MNCFKLNFDGASFPELGKAGLGVAIHDSQGNMISSLLEQAPLPFSADIVEAMAAARALVFAQELGIAEFVLEGDSEVVINSLRSSETSFSSFGHLLESAKSMLVSSKCINFSHVRRSGNKIAHNLARHARNVRGLSVWMEDVPPHLIDVLFTDPD from the coding sequence ATGAATTGCTTCAAACTGAATTTTGATGGGGCTTCTTTTCCGGAGTTGGGTAAGGCTGGACTGGGAGTGGCCATCCATGATAGCCAAGGGAACATGATTTCTTCACTGTTGGAACAAGCGCCGCTACCATTCTCCGCAGATATCGTGGAAGCCATGGCAGCTGCAAGGGCTTTGGTTTTTGCTCAAGAACTGGGTATAGCTGAATTCGTTCTTGAAGGAGATTCAGAAGTGGTGATCAACTCCCTTCGCAGTAGTGAAACCTCTTTCTCTTCATTTGGACATCTACTGGAATCAGCTAAGTCCATGCTTGTGTCAAGTAAGTGCATAAACTTCTCCCATGTACGTAGAAGCGGTAATAAAATAGCCCATAACCTAGCTAGACATGCAAGAAATGTCAGAGGTTTGtcagtgtggatggaggatgttccaccacaCTTAATTGATGTACTCTTCACCGATCCTGACTga